The following are from one region of the Littorina saxatilis isolate snail1 linkage group LG2, US_GU_Lsax_2.0, whole genome shotgun sequence genome:
- the LOC138955241 gene encoding tigger transposable element-derived protein 6-like, which translates to MKAQGRRILMLVDNCSARPPVTLSNVKLHFLPPNTTSKLQPCDAGIIQTVKAHYRKRLLRHILVNMDEASSATELAKTVNILHAIRWLDLAWCSLKVSTIQKCFTKCGYVSSASETVESAEEMELETFPLDGGEKQLLEDVSWNDFVNMDRETGFVNPEPETIPLATQPQDHQSASEDDEEEERSITTKEALSQAGSLLNFAEMQGNVELVNAAFTLKSMLEDVKLREAGQAKQTGIQDFFKSS; encoded by the coding sequence ATGAAAGCCCAAGGAAGACGCATTCTCATGCTGGTGGATAACTGTTCTGCTCGTCCCCCAGTGACACTGTCCAACGTCAAACTCCACTTCCTGCCACCGAACACAACATCCAAACTTCAACCCTGTGATGCCGGGATAATACAGACAGTCAAGGCTCACTACAGGAAGCGGCTGCTTCGTCACATTCTGGTCAATATGGATGAGGCGAGTTCGGCTACGGAGCTGGCCAAGACTGTCAACATTTTGCATGCAATCAGGTGGCTGGATCTTGCATGGTGCTCTCTGAAGGTATCGACGATTCAGAAGTGTTTCACTAAATGCGGGTATGTCAGCAGCGCCAGTGAAACTGTGGAGTCTGCTGAGGAGATGGAGTTGGAGACATTTCCACTGGATGGAGGGGAGAAACAACTGCTGGAAGATGTGAGCTGGAATGACTTTGTGAACATGGACAGAGAAACTGGTTTTGTCAACCCTGAGCCCGAAACGATTCCTCTTGCCACTCAACCACAAGATCATCAGTCTGCATCTGAAGACGACGAAGAGGAAGAAAGGTCAATCACAACAAAAGAAGCTCTGTCCCAGGCAGGCTCTCTCCTCAACTTTGCTGAGATGCAGGGAAATGTCGAGCTTGTGAATGCTGCCTTCACGCTGAAGTCCATGCTTGAAGACGTCAAGCTTAGGGAAGCTGGACAAGCCAAACAAACAGGCATCCAGGACTTTTTCAAATCGTCTTGA
- the LOC138960395 gene encoding desumoylating isopeptidase 1-like, which yields MATQQGFPVKVYIYDLSKGLARSLSQGFLGRQIDGIWHTGIVVYGEEYFFGGSTGIECCRPGGTILGQPDQMIEVGKTEIPKDLFMEYLRELSSSTYKPDKYHLLDHNCNTFSNEAAEFLTGKGIPSHITSLPADVLSTPFGAMIRPFVDEMHVQGGHSLFPAPGNYPAGSRGNNAS from the exons ATGGCTACACAACAGGGCTTTCCTGTCAAAGTTTACATTTACGACTTGTCCAAGGGTTTAGCCAGATCGCTTTCACAGGGTTTCCTTG gCCGACAAATTGATGGAATATGGCACACAGGCATTGTCGTTTATGGGGAAGAATATTTCTTTGGCGGATCTACAGGGATTGAATGCTGCCGTCCG GGAGGAACTATTCTTGGTCAACCAGATCAGATGATTGAAGTGGGTAAGACAGAAATACCAAAGGATCTGTTTATGGAGTATTTACGAGAACTCTCTTCAAGCACATACAA GCCAGACAAATATCACCTCCTTGATCACAACTGCAACACCTTCAGCAATGAGGCTGCCGAGTTCTTGACAGGAAAGGGAATTCCATCCCATATCACCAGCTTACCGGCAGACGTCCTGAGCAC GCCATTTGGAGCCATGATTCGACCATTTGTGGACGAAATGCACGTGCAAGGTGGTCATTCGTTGTTTCCTGCGCCCGGGAATTATCCTGCTGGATCCAGGGGCAACAATGCTTCTTAG